Below is a window of Vibrio fortis DNA.
GCGATTCCAACGGTAGCAAATCACCGTCGTTTTTAAGCAGTACCATACTCTCTTCGGCAAGAGCTAACGCTTTACGCTTATGCTCTTCGAGACCTAGCACGCTCTTATGCAGTTCTGGGTCGATATACGGTCGTTCAAACAGACCTGCGCGGAACTTGGTAAGCAGTACTCGATAAACCGCTTCATCTAGGTTTTCTAGTAAGCTTGGGTCGTTTTTCACTAAATCTTCAAGAGTCTCTTCGTAAGCCTCGTGCGTCATCGCCATATCAACACCCGCATCCAATGCCTTTAACGCAGCTGCAGATGGGTCTTTCGCGACTTCAAAGTATTCAAGATCGGAAATTGAACCCCAGTCGCTCACGACCATACCATCATACTTATTCTCGCCTTTGAGCCAGTTTCGAATTAATGGGCGAGAACCAGTTACCGGCGTGCCACCAAGGTCGTTAAATCCAGACATCACTGTTGCAACACCTGCCTCTACTGCTGCGGCAAACGGCGGCAAGTGCACATTGTGCAAGGTGTTATTGCTCAACTCCGTCGTGTCGTAGTCTCGACCACCTTCGGAAGCACCATAGCCAACAAAGTGTTTAGCACACGCCACCAGTTTATTCGGCTGCGAAGGGTCATCACCTTGAAAACCTTTCACTACTGATTTTGCAAACTGACTGGTTAAGTATGGGTCTTCACCCGAACTCTCAATTACTCGGCCCCAGCGAGGGTCTCGAACAATGTCGAGCATCGGAGCGAACGTCCAGTTGATGCCCAAAGAGGCCGCTTCAGCAGCAATGCACTCGTAAGCCTCTTCAACTAGTGTTGGGTTCCAAGAACATGCTTGAGCCAAAGGAATGGGTAGCACTGTCTTTTGACCATAAATCACATCACGAGCGAATATGATGGGAATCCCAAGGCGGCTTTTTTCCATCGCCACCTTTTGGATCTCATTTAACTGGTGCGGGTCAACCGATTCACCTGGAGCATTACCCGCCCACGCCGTGTCAGCAAGGATACGCGAGCCATACGCACCCTGCTCCACTTTCATCAAATACTCGTGCTTATTGGCGTCATAATCCAACATTGGAGATTGGCAAAGCTGACCCACTTTCTCGGCAAGCGTCATTTGAGACAATAAATCTTGCGCTCTGGTTCGGTAACTCGCAGAGCTATCTTTGTATAGAGTCATCGGTTAGATCTCTTTCAATTTGTAACGTGGGAAAGCTTCCGTTAGAAACTCGGTCATCTCTTGGTATAACGCGTCATTACCTGACTGTTTCGCTAAGCGTCGCAGTTGGTCGGCCGCCGTTGGCACATAACGAGAATCAAGCTGAACGTAGATCTCAATAAACTCCATTAACTGCTGTTCGTTAAGTTGCTCAATGATCAATGCGGGTTTTTCTAACGATTGATAGTAAGCATCTGGCTTAGGTCCGAGCGTTGCGCTTCGCCATGTTTCAATCACTTGCTGATAGCCACCCAAATACTCGTCTTCAATTCTGAGTTCGAGTTTGTTCATCCCTTTTAACGCTGTTATCAACTCACCTTTTTCATATTGCTGCTCTGCGTATGCAAAGTAGTTTTCTGATAGCGAGTAGGCTTTCAACCACGCCGAACCGTAGGCGATTAAAATAACCGATGCTAGCGCTAATAATTTATATCCTGTCGATACTTTCATTACTTAACCCCTACGCCAGTAAATGCCTTGATGAAGTTCTTCTGTAGGCAGAAAAAGACAATAACCACAGGAACAGCAATCATGGTAGTCATCGCCCACAGTTGCTCTAGGTTGGTTCCCGGTACTTCAGTTTTAAAGTTGTACAGAGCAAGCTGCAGCGTCATCAGAGAGTCATCTCTCACGTAAAGTAGCGGCCCCATAAAGTCGTTCCATGCCCCCATGAAGGTCAAGATACCAACCGTTGCTAGAGCCGGTCGCATCATAGGCAGAATGATTTTGAAGAAGATACGCATCTCACTCGCACCATCAATTCGAGCCGCTTCCAAGTAGGCGTTGTCTATCTGCTTCATAAACTGCACCATCAAGAAGATGTTGTATGCACTGATGGCACCCGGAATGATCAGTACGCGATAGGTGTTAATCCAGTTCCACTCATACATCATCATATAAGTTGGGATAGTGAACAGAATCGCCGGAATCATCATCGAACCAAGAATCACTTTCAGCCAAAACTCGCGGCCAGGTAAGTTGGTTTTGACAATCGAATACGCAACCATCGACGAGAACAATGTGTTCAGTATCGTGACAGTCACTGAGATAAAGATGGTGTTGAAGAACACTCTCCCCAAATTCACTGAATCAAACACCTTGATGTAACCCGCAAACGACCACTCTTTCGGTAAACTGTTCGGGCTGTGCATGATCTCAGGGCCCGTCTTAAATGAGTTGATCACCATGTAGAAGAACGGATACAACACAATCAGGGTGGCAACCAAAAGTGTGCCGTAAATAAGTAGATTTTTTTTCTTATCAGCATTCATGATTAGTCTTCCTTACTGGTGATTTTTAACTGCATCATCGTCAGCAGGTAAATTACGCAAGCGAGCATTAAACCAATGGTTGAAGCCTCACCCATTTTCATCTGCTCAAAACCGGTTTGGTAGAGGTAGAGCACAGGGGTCAGTGCCGATTGGTAAGGACCGCCGTTTAGGTCGAAGTTCATGAACACTTCGATAAACATCTGCAGGCCATTGATGATGTTCATTGTCATCACGAACACAATTTGCGGCATAATCATCGGCAGAGTGATTTTCTTTGTCTTACGCCACCACGATGCGCCATCAATATCCGCCGCTTCAAAAAGAGACTTGTCGATGCTAGCGATACCACCAAGGAAGATGATCATCTGCACACCAAACCACTTCCATGCGCTGAACACTGCAATCACCGGCATTGGTAACCACTCTTCAAACTTCCAGAATACAGGTTCAGAAAGAAGGTTCGCGCCAACTATGGTGTCTTGAATTGGGCCCGATGGGCCTGACACGAAGTCGAAAATGATCATTGCTACGGTAATTGAGGTCACCACTGGAATAAACATGATGGTGCGGAACATGCTCGACAAAAACTTAATCTCATTGAGCAGCAAGGCCAAGCCCAGTCCAATCACAAAGCTCAATGACACAAAGATGACTTGGTTAAACACCACATTGAACAACGACTTCCAGAACAAGAAGTCAGTGACTACGGTAATCCAGTTGGTTAAGCCGATGAACTTGGTGTTCTCTGGCATCAAGATATTTACGCTTAGAAAGCTACTCTCAAACGACAAGAAGAACGGGTAAATCAAAAAGACTGCGAAGTACACAATCCATGGTGCAAGGAACACGTAGCTGGTTATAAGGTTATTTTTTTTCATAGTTTCACTTAGACCTATCACGCTATTCGTTAATGAGTTTTTCAGCTTGCTTCGCCGCTGCTTCCACCGCTTTCTCAGGCGAAACATCTTGCTTAACCACGGCTTTTGAATACTGCTCTAGAATGACGCCTGCCATGTCTGATGAAAGCGCAAAAGGCTCATTCAGTTTTGCATTTGGCAGTTGTTCAACAAATGGTTTGGCTTCTGGCGTGTTGTAGTAAGGTCGATCCTTTAGCGAAATCAATGTTGGCAGTTGTCCCAGAGCCATATTGGCTTTGTGGTTGAACTCGTCTTCCATCATCAGCTCTAAGAACGCCCAAGACAGCTGCTCTTTCTCGACACTGTTTTTGAAGATCATCAGCGCGCGGCCATCCAGTGTCGAATATGAGGTATCACCTTTATTCAGCGTCGGAATCGGTGCTAAACCAACATCTTCACCCACCACCATTGGCTTACCCGCCGCTTCAGTGAGGTTAGCTTTCCAACCAAAACCAAATTGTGGCCACATACCAATGGTGCGTGAGAAGAAGTTCTTCTCCATAGTCAATGGGGCAAACTGCTGCGCCTTCGCCATGGTTTCAAAGAACAGTGCGAGATTGGCCTCTTCTCTATCGAAGATAGGGTTAGTGCCGAAACGATTAAGCAAGCCGTATTGGCCGTCGTTGAAGTTGTAGTACATCTGAGCCAGCATGCTCCAATACCAGCTGCCCCACGACAATGCTTCGTTCCAAAATACGGTGCCGTACACAGGGCTACCATCTGCTCTTGGAGGCAGTTGGCTGATTTTTTCTGCCGCGTGTAAAAATTCATCCCATGTTTGAGGTGGGTTTTCTGGGTCTAAGCCTGCTTCAATGAACAGCTCTTTGTTGTAGAGCATCAGTGTCGTTGTTGCATTCCAAGGGATGTAGTAGTTTCGACCGTAGTTTTTTTGCATAAAAACAGGGTCGATCCTATCTTCCATCGCATTAAAACCTTCAAACTGCTCTAAATAAGCGAGCTTACCCATTTTTGCGTATTTCGCTGGCTGATAACCAAATACACCAGCATATAGGTTTGGTACATCACCTGCTGCCATGCGGGTTTCTAGGTTTTCATCGTTTGATACAACGACATCTACATTTGGATATCTTTTTTTGAACTCAGGAACTAACTCAGAACGAACAAAGTCCATGTAGTTACCCACTGGGGTCATGACTTCGATACGGGTATTTTCTGCGAGTGACACTTGCGAACTTAGCGCAAGAACACATCCAATCAACCACTTTTTCATAACTATCCTACAGAGTTTCACGTAAAATTAATGAGGTCGGCAAAATCGTTAATGCTTTGGATTCCTTAGCTTTATCGTCAAGTGCATTGATCAATGTTGACGCGGCCAGCTCCCCCATTCCCTCTTTCTCATGGGTAATGGTGGATAAACTCGGAATCATTAACTCTGCCATTCTTATATTGTCGAAACCGACGAGCTTCATTTCGCTCGGGATGTCTATTTCATAACGCTTTGCTGCGCGAATTATGCCGATCGCCATTTCATCATTGGCCGCAAATACCGCGTCGGGTCTGCGCCCCTGTTCCAATAACTCCTTCATCTGCTTGTAAGCGGTCTTTTCTGTGAAATCGCTTTTGATCAAATGATGGTTTTTAACTGGCATATTGAAATAACCCAAAGCTGAGATGTAGCCATCCAGTCGTTTCTTGCTGTCGTATGAGTCTTCTGGCCCAGTGAAGAAATAGATGTCTTTGCACCCCTTAAGCACCAACTCCTTGGTTGCACTAAACGCACCGCCAAAGTTGTCGATTAAGATGTTGTAAATACCGGGAGCGCTTAACTCTCGGTCTAAAACCACCATTGGGAAATCCGGACCCGCAACCGATTTTAGAAACTCAGTATCAAATGAATTGGTTAACACCACGGCACCATCAACGACACGGTCTCGAATATACTTGTGAGCAGTAGAGTCTTCATTCCCGTACATGCTGCAGGCCACAAGATCATAGCCACGCTGGTGACATACTTTTTCGATACCTTTAACAAGCTCGCTGTATATCGGACCAAACCAGTTATTTAGAAACAGGCCAATGGCATAGCTACGGCGCTGCTTCAATTGCTTAGCGTTGGTGTTAGCGACATAATTCATCTCGTTAGCAATATTGAGCACATGCTGACGCGTTTTTTCACTCACGCGATTACAGTCATTCATTGCATACGAAACGGTCGCGATGGAGACATTCGCCTTTTTAGCAACGTCTTTAATGGTCACTTTCATTTCACTTATTTCCTTTCAGAGCCCTGCTCTTCACACCTTGCATTTTTCTCATACCCAGCCTTTTGGGTTGGGCCCATAACTGAGCCCAACTGTTTTTTAAAGGGAGATATGAAGGGTGTTATCTTCACTACTCAATCTTTGAAGTAGCCATTCACGGGAGATCTTCGCACCACCAGAGCGGTAGCGGTTCTCTGTGAGTTCGAATGGAACCGTTTCACCATTTATCGAGATAGCTTTCGGAGTATGTGAACCCTCTACCAAGTCGATCACTAAAGTCACTGGCTTCTCATCAAGCTCAAACTGGATCTTGGTTTGCCCAACTCGCGGAGAGATAACCGGATCAATAATCAGATCGTTTTGTGCGAATCGAACACCAAATACATTTGAGATAAGTTGGTTCACGTAGATACCTGGGCCACTTGAGTAGATTCTCCAACCACCTTTCACTGCAACCTCACCGTTCTTCACTTGGTCAAAGTTGTCGTAAGCCGTTGGTCGGTCGTTAAACTTGGCATCTGAACTTGAGAAGTACGCGTTTGATTGACGAAGCTCTGCATTTGGCACATGGTCTTGAATACCCACTGGGATAATTTTGTACAGGTTATCGAAAACTGCTTCCGCGTCACCCAACTTACACAATGCTTCGATGAATCGAATATGAGCGTGACAGTATTGAAGACCGACTTCACGCCCAAGGTTAGCGGCCAGTTCTGCGCGCTTAAAGTAGCTCTGCTTACCCGCTTTGTACTCGGCCATTTTATCCATCAAGCGAACACCGTCAGGATGCACAAGGTTTTGCTTGATGATGTCCATGTGAGTTGTTGCCATGTCTGGATCAAACACTTCTGAAATGATTGAACGGCTTGCTGGCAGTAGTCGGTAGTTGATGCCTGTTTTTTGATCCGATGGGTGCAGCAAGTGTTCGATTTGCTTAACGCTGCCCTCTTCATCACGGTCGAAATGGATAAAACCTGCTATCACACCATCTTTAATCAAATAGTGGTGGTAGTCACTTTCCATCTTGTCGGCCAATTCCATCAACGAAACCGCGTAATCTTGATGCGCGCTGCCTTTCAATGCTTGGTACATGCCTTTAAGTGCTTGCAGCGTGAGTGGAATTGTCCAACCACTCACCATGTTCTCACGCAGTGATTGGTTTGCTGGTTGTAGCGTATCGTCCCAGTCTCCATCGCCATAGCAAGAGAGCGATGTGCCCGGTACAAGATTATCAAGCATATGTTGAACTTGAGTCTGTACGTGGTGCATTAACGTGAAGCGGCTTTCGCTCTTTACAAAGCCCTCTTCTGCTAGCGTGTACGGCAGTTCAACATCCAAAATACTGATATCGCCCGTCGTGTTTAGGTAATCAGCTAGCGCTTTGAGCGGCCACACCACGATGTCACCGTGCGCTTCTTCTTGTTGAATAGTTGCGTATTGGTCGAACATGAACCATTGAGGCCAAGTGCCCGTCTCTTGATACTGGTGGCTGTAGATCTCTTCTAGTACCGCTTTTGCTTTTGCGTATTCCTGCATCGACATAAACAGTTCGAATGGTCCTTGAGACACATCGCGCGTTCCCCATGCTGCACCTGAGTATTGCTCTAAACCGTGTGGTGTTGAGTAGTGAACTAAGGCGTTATGGGTGAACCAGTTCAGACACGTATTGATGCGCTGGCTGTTTCCATTATCGTTACTGAAATCAACATTGAAGCCTTTAGTCAAAGACTGAATACCTTTTTGGTATTGCTCACGTTCTGCCTCAAACGCCATAAATTGTGCGGTAGTGTCTAGCGCGTCCGTCTTACCGCCAATCGCGATTGAACAGTGGCTTTCAAGGGAACCGTTAAGTACCAAATACTCCACTGAATCAGAATCCGCACCTCCGATCGTTTCAGCCGTTACGTCCATACCTGAAACTGCAAGGCCATAGCTCAATTTCGGCATGAATTGATCAATCAGTTCATTTTTGCCTGTAACTGTGAACAGTTCGCCATCTCTTGCAATATCTACACTGCCTTCGCCTTCGTTGTTGCCGAAAACAAGTTGGTGTGACACTTTGATTGAAAGCGGAGACTCAATGCCGTGCTTAGTGATATCTAACTGAATCATTGGGCTTTGCGCGTTTGAGAATGAAACGATCTCTAGGTAGCCGCCAAGTAGTTTATAGATCCAACGCGAATAGTTTTGGCCAGTTTCGTAAGCCGAAGGCATGCCCAATACGCGGTAGGTTCCGTCCACTTCAACCCATACTCTTTGCCCTGCATGAGTGAATTGGTTTAGCGGGTTTCGGCACACACCCAATAGTTTATTGAATGAGGTATTACCAAGCGTTAGCTGTGAATTGAAAACACCACTGATGTAGTGTGTCGAGCTCATGATAGATTGCTGGTAATCTTGGTTATTTCCTGATGCAATAACATGGCCAGTCATACGTTCAAGATGCTTCTCTTTTTCAGGTAGCGTGACGTATTGGTTGTCGCCATAGAAGAATGAAAGCAGTTCACCGTCTTTAACGTCTGCGAATGTTTGATCATCACCGAAGAACTCTGTGATCTCTTTCTTGCTCAGCTTTTCACCCTGCAGGTACTCACCTTTAGGTTGATGCACACAAGATAAAGGCTCACGCTCCATCTCTTCAGATAACGTCAATTGAGCGTGCTTAGCTGCAATCTCTTCCAGTTCAATAGGCTCACCTGAATTTGATTTTGGGAAATCGGGAGTGACAACGCCGTAGAACACCACCTCTTCAGATGCATTGGCTGCAAGCGTGATTTCTTCGGTTTGAAGTCCGATGTAACCCATCTCATATTGATATTTTTGGTTTTCAAGTTGAGGTTTACTCAGAGCTACAGCCTCGCCTGTCAGCTTGAACTCTTTACCGAAAAACTGGAAACCATCGGTGCTATAGCCAAGGACAGGAGAAAGAGAGCCCAATTGAATACGCGGGTTGCCTGAAGATTGAGGCAAGTTCTGACGGCTACAAACCACATAACCCATCTGTTTTTCAAAGATTTGATGGTCGAGGTACTGAGAGCAGTACAGTTCATTGGTTTTAACCGCGCCTTCATCCGCAAGGCCAACATCCTGACCGTAAATCAGGTCATAAGTCAGTGGCTGCGAAGAGAGGTTCGTGATGCTCACATCGTAGAAGAACGCATGGTCCGCAGTTTTAATCGATACTACGGCTTCAAAGTCTTCCGTTGTTGTTACCCACTGTAACGAACCATCGCTCTGCTTAAACGTTTCAATCTTGTTATTAAAAAAAAGCAACGGTGTGATATTTAATTTACCTTCACCCTTAACGCGAAGGAATACATTCGAGATAGCCATTTCAGAGTCAGGCGTATCAAACAAAGACACCATTAAACGATCACTGCGAATCGCGCCTAGCACGCCATCTGCATTGAATGTGAGGTTTAGGCTTTCGTTGCCAACGCTCATTTGTGATCCTGGTTGAATGTGGTGCATAAAGCTTTACTCCAAACTTATTTTGATTCTGCGTAGTGGATATTTTCTTGAGAAGCGTCATCAAAGACGTGGCATTTCTCGACTTGAAGTTGAATGTGACAGTGGGTGCCGACATCAGGTGTGTGTTCGGTATCGAGTAACTTACAAACCACTGGTTTATCGAAGATGGTGACGTGTAAGTAGACTTCTGACCCTAGCTCTTCTTTCGCTTCAACTTTTGCAGGTAGCGTGTTGTGATTCGCTTGTGTGGATACCGACAAATGCTCTGGACGAATACCGAGATGAACACGATGCCCTACCCATGCTTGCGCTTTTTCTTGATGCGCTTGCGACAATTCGATGGTGTGCTCATTGAGTTGAACGCACGCTTTCCCGCTTTGTTCTAATAAAGTGCCTTCAAGCATATTCATGGCTGGAGAGCCAATGAACTCTGCAACAAACTTGTTTTTCGGGTTGTGATACACATTCATCGGCGTATCGACTTGCATGATGCGACCTTGATTAAGAATGCAGACGCGATCGCCCATGGTCATCGCTTCCACCTGATCGTGGGTTACGTAGATCATGGTTGCAGGCTTACCCGATTCTTGAAGTTGGTTATGCAAACGAGTAATTCGACGACGCATCGACACACGCAATTTGGCATCAAGGTTAGATAGTGGCTCATCGAACAAGAACACATCTGGGTTGCGTACCATTGCGCGTCCTAAAGCAACACGCTGTCGCTGACCACCTGACATCTGCTTTGGCTTTCGATCAAGCAGGTCTGTAATTTCGAGAAGTTCCGCCGCTTTGGTTACGCGCTCTTTGATTTCCGCTTTTGGTTTCTTTGCCGTTTCTAAACCAAATGCCAAGTTTTCGTAAGCCGTCATATGCGGGTAAAGTGCGTAGTTCTGGAAAACCATCGCGATGCCACGATCTTTAGGCGGCAGGTCATTACACTCTCGGTCACCAATCACAAGCTGCCCGTCGGTAATGCTCTCTAAGCCAGCAACCATTCTCAGCATCGTGGACTTTGCACAGCCGGATGGACCAACAAGCACCATGAATTCACCATCTTTGATATCTAGGCTGACATCGTGAATAGCATGGAAGCCGTTGTCATAGACTTTGTTTACATTTTGTAGCGTTACTTTCGCCATGATTCTGCATTCCTATCTGTAAATGCGTTCACTATTTAGGTCATACCTTCCTTCGCGGTATATCCAAACAATAGTGCAAGTGGTTAAGTGTGGGATTGTCAAATTCGCGTTTGTTTCAACTGAATCGCAATCCCACGATAACTAAAGTTGTTTATTAGAACTTCCAAACAATCCCGACTTTAGAGAACCAAACCAATTGGTCTCCAGTCCAAGGGGCAGGATCCGCATGACGATCTTTTACCTGAATGTCTGCCAAGAAGGAGAAGTGTTCATTGATTGGCAAGTCGGCATATAGCGCATAAACATCATAGTCAAAATGGTCACGATTATTTGGATCTGAACCCATGTCTAACGTACCTCTCTCATAACGCAGCTCTAAGTAGTTGCCGTTATCAAAGTTGAACTGAACCAAAGGCTTAACGGCAAACTCGACGTAGTTGAAGTCGTTATGCTCTTCGACATAGATGACCTTTGCACCGATATTGATGCCGTTATCTAAGCGGTAAAGATATAAAGGCTCAGATTCAATGAACGCGCCTCGGCTGCCCGGGCCTTGTCTTTCATCTTTGTAGCCTAGCTCTGCACTTAGATGTAAGAAGTGACGACCAAAGCTAAGGTCAATGCCTGGTTTTGCCATGTATTTGTCGTAGTGCCATTCACCGATCGTTTTTTCGTACGACAACATCAGGTTGTAAGCAACATTGTCATTTTGACGCCAGTAAAAGCTCGGGATGATTTCCGAGTAGTTACTTTGACCGGTACTCTCTCCTCCGCGACTGTGGTGTATTTCTTTAAATACATAGCCCATGCTGAAGTTGTCGGTCACACGCGTGAAACCATCAGCGTAGATATAGTGAAGAAGCTCTTCGTTTGGTTGGTTTTCGTTATCAATGTGCTCGTATTCAATACCCGTCAGCGCCCGAGTTCGCGGCGCAGCATTGCTGCTCTTTGCCGATTCAGTGGTCAGAATCAACTCGCGGTATTGGTGGTCGCTCCACAAACCCACTTCTGCCTCTTCTTGTGCTTCCTCTTGCACTTCATCAGCATAAGCAACCGAAGGGATAGCCATCGCCATGAATGGGATAATGCTCGCGGTCTTAATAACGTTCACTGCTTTTTGAAAATTCACGACTCAATTCCTTTCTATTTGTTATTCGGTTCAAAGGTCTCGTACATATCAACGACGGCTGCGTAGTAATTCTTACTTTCTAAGTACTTACGCACGTCTTGGTTGATTGCCGGTGAAAGGAATGCACCTACAAACATGCCTTGATCAAGAGATAGGATTTTTGTCGAGGTTTCACCTTTGCCATTAATCGCGTCATACCAGCCATATGGCGTTTCAAGTTGTGGGTAATAGTCGATCACGGTGTTCAACAGGTTGACGGCTTCAAATGGATTCACCATGTAAGAAAGTGCAAGTGCATGAGGTGTACCGGTATCGCCACCAGCAATGTCAGTGTTATTAAAGCGAACTTTAGACTCAGACAGTTCTGGGACACCGAATGCGGCGTAGCCATCGTCAACCGTTGCCGCTGACGAGACAAAAGGAATCTGGTGTTTGATTGCGTGATACTTTTGGATCTCTGTCATATCTTCAATCATTGAAAAATCAGGGATCAGTGAACGCTCTTCCAACCAAATCATTGAAAGCATGCCTTGGAAATAAGCACCATCCCAAGTCAGCATTGGCGAGTACTTCTTACCATCTAGGTAGTAGTCTTGCGTATATAACTCCATGTTATTAAATGCAGTTTTTGGCACTGTGTTTTCTGAATTCTGAGTGATCAGGTGTGCCCAAATTGGCGCGAGTCGGCTTTCATTGGCTTTGCGATCGATATGGTAAGTCAGTGGCGCTTGTTTGGTCGTTGACCAGCCCGAGTAAAGTAATCCTCGGTTCTCATCATAAAGCTCAGCCCAGCCGTCTGCCTGACTATTAAGAATGGATTCAACCTTAGCAACGACTTGTTTTTCATCCGCTTGTTTTGAGTCAAGGTAGGCCCCTGCTACACCTGCAAGCGCAAAGGCAAGATTGGCATTATCTACCGCAGGAACAATACCGTCTTTATTCGGTTTAAGTTGATCACCTTCGATGTCATAAGGCCAGTAGAATAGTCCATTCCAAGTTGGAGCAGCGGCTAGAGCATCTAGG
It encodes the following:
- a CDS encoding glycoside hydrolase family 3 N-terminal domain-containing protein, with protein sequence MTLYKDSSASYRTRAQDLLSQMTLAEKVGQLCQSPMLDYDANKHEYLMKVEQGAYGSRILADTAWAGNAPGESVDPHQLNEIQKVAMEKSRLGIPIIFARDVIYGQKTVLPIPLAQACSWNPTLVEEAYECIAAEAASLGINWTFAPMLDIVRDPRWGRVIESSGEDPYLTSQFAKSVVKGFQGDDPSQPNKLVACAKHFVGYGASEGGRDYDTTELSNNTLHNVHLPPFAAAVEAGVATVMSGFNDLGGTPVTGSRPLIRNWLKGENKYDGMVVSDWGSISDLEYFEVAKDPSAAALKALDAGVDMAMTHEAYEETLEDLVKNDPSLLENLDEAVYRVLLTKFRAGLFERPYIDPELHKSVLGLEEHKRKALALAEESMVLLKNDGDLLPLESQGLTIAVIGPHAHSQRQHLGSWCLDGNADDVATIADGIQSAAPDNTVITDSSAFSDDMMECAHRSDVVVLCVGESHRRTGEARNIAELVLPPGQEELIEAIGKTGKPLIVVQCTGRPVPSPKVEQYAQSLIYAWQSGTETGNAVGNLLFGHSNPSGKLTMTVPRSTGQIPMYYGRKPIGKMRAYQEYMAYKNEKDMPLYPFGFGLSYSQFEYGKLTAVTPEITENESLIVEVEVENTSAITGQEVVQCYISRKVSSTTRPQRELKAFVKCHLEANERKTVRLEIDAQDLKFYGSEACFMYEEGELDVYIGGSSLATDKVTVTLK
- a CDS encoding LacI family DNA-binding transcriptional regulator, whose amino-acid sequence is MKVTIKDVAKKANVSIATVSYAMNDCNRVSEKTRQHVLNIANEMNYVANTNAKQLKQRRSYAIGLFLNNWFGPIYSELVKGIEKVCHQRGYDLVACSMYGNEDSTAHKYIRDRVVDGAVVLTNSFDTEFLKSVAGPDFPMVVLDRELSAPGIYNILIDNFGGAFSATKELVLKGCKDIYFFTGPEDSYDSKKRLDGYISALGYFNMPVKNHHLIKSDFTEKTAYKQMKELLEQGRRPDAVFAANDEMAIGIIRAAKRYEIDIPSEMKLVGFDNIRMAELMIPSLSTITHEKEGMGELAASTLINALDDKAKESKALTILPTSLILRETL
- a CDS encoding carbohydrate ABC transporter permease, giving the protein MNADKKKNLLIYGTLLVATLIVLYPFFYMVINSFKTGPEIMHSPNSLPKEWSFAGYIKVFDSVNLGRVFFNTIFISVTVTILNTLFSSMVAYSIVKTNLPGREFWLKVILGSMMIPAILFTIPTYMMMYEWNWINTYRVLIIPGAISAYNIFLMVQFMKQIDNAYLEAARIDGASEMRIFFKIILPMMRPALATVGILTFMGAWNDFMGPLLYVRDDSLMTLQLALYNFKTEVPGTNLEQLWAMTTMIAVPVVIVFFCLQKNFIKAFTGVGVK
- a CDS encoding extracellular solute-binding protein; amino-acid sequence: MKKWLIGCVLALSSQVSLAENTRIEVMTPVGNYMDFVRSELVPEFKKRYPNVDVVVSNDENLETRMAAGDVPNLYAGVFGYQPAKYAKMGKLAYLEQFEGFNAMEDRIDPVFMQKNYGRNYYIPWNATTTLMLYNKELFIEAGLDPENPPQTWDEFLHAAEKISQLPPRADGSPVYGTVFWNEALSWGSWYWSMLAQMYYNFNDGQYGLLNRFGTNPIFDREEANLALFFETMAKAQQFAPLTMEKNFFSRTIGMWPQFGFGWKANLTEAAGKPMVVGEDVGLAPIPTLNKGDTSYSTLDGRALMIFKNSVEKEQLSWAFLELMMEDEFNHKANMALGQLPTLISLKDRPYYNTPEAKPFVEQLPNAKLNEPFALSSDMAGVILEQYSKAVVKQDVSPEKAVEAAAKQAEKLINE
- a CDS encoding GH36-type glycosyl hydrolase domain-containing protein, whose product is MHHIQPGSQMSVGNESLNLTFNADGVLGAIRSDRLMVSLFDTPDSEMAISNVFLRVKGEGKLNITPLLFFNNKIETFKQSDGSLQWVTTTEDFEAVVSIKTADHAFFYDVSITNLSSQPLTYDLIYGQDVGLADEGAVKTNELYCSQYLDHQIFEKQMGYVVCSRQNLPQSSGNPRIQLGSLSPVLGYSTDGFQFFGKEFKLTGEAVALSKPQLENQKYQYEMGYIGLQTEEITLAANASEEVVFYGVVTPDFPKSNSGEPIELEEIAAKHAQLTLSEEMEREPLSCVHQPKGEYLQGEKLSKKEITEFFGDDQTFADVKDGELLSFFYGDNQYVTLPEKEKHLERMTGHVIASGNNQDYQQSIMSSTHYISGVFNSQLTLGNTSFNKLLGVCRNPLNQFTHAGQRVWVEVDGTYRVLGMPSAYETGQNYSRWIYKLLGGYLEIVSFSNAQSPMIQLDITKHGIESPLSIKVSHQLVFGNNEGEGSVDIARDGELFTVTGKNELIDQFMPKLSYGLAVSGMDVTAETIGGADSDSVEYLVLNGSLESHCSIAIGGKTDALDTTAQFMAFEAEREQYQKGIQSLTKGFNVDFSNDNGNSQRINTCLNWFTHNALVHYSTPHGLEQYSGAAWGTRDVSQGPFELFMSMQEYAKAKAVLEEIYSHQYQETGTWPQWFMFDQYATIQQEEAHGDIVVWPLKALADYLNTTGDISILDVELPYTLAEEGFVKSESRFTLMHHVQTQVQHMLDNLVPGTSLSCYGDGDWDDTLQPANQSLRENMVSGWTIPLTLQALKGMYQALKGSAHQDYAVSLMELADKMESDYHHYLIKDGVIAGFIHFDRDEEGSVKQIEHLLHPSDQKTGINYRLLPASRSIISEVFDPDMATTHMDIIKQNLVHPDGVRLMDKMAEYKAGKQSYFKRAELAANLGREVGLQYCHAHIRFIEALCKLGDAEAVFDNLYKIIPVGIQDHVPNAELRQSNAYFSSSDAKFNDRPTAYDNFDQVKNGEVAVKGGWRIYSSGPGIYVNQLISNVFGVRFAQNDLIIDPVISPRVGQTKIQFELDEKPVTLVIDLVEGSHTPKAISINGETVPFELTENRYRSGGAKISREWLLQRLSSEDNTLHISL
- a CDS encoding carbohydrate ABC transporter permease, translating into MKKNNLITSYVFLAPWIVYFAVFLIYPFFLSFESSFLSVNILMPENTKFIGLTNWITVVTDFLFWKSLFNVVFNQVIFVSLSFVIGLGLALLLNEIKFLSSMFRTIMFIPVVTSITVAMIIFDFVSGPSGPIQDTIVGANLLSEPVFWKFEEWLPMPVIAVFSAWKWFGVQMIIFLGGIASIDKSLFEAADIDGASWWRKTKKITLPMIMPQIVFVMTMNIINGLQMFIEVFMNFDLNGGPYQSALTPVLYLYQTGFEQMKMGEASTIGLMLACVIYLLTMMQLKITSKED